One genomic window of Solanum dulcamara chromosome 10, daSolDulc1.2, whole genome shotgun sequence includes the following:
- the LOC129871145 gene encoding myb family transcription factor IPN2-like isoform X2: MFHAKKPSSMTSHDRPMCVQGDSGLVLTTDPKPRLRWTVELHERFVDAVTQLGGPDKATPKTIMRVMGVKGLTLYHLKSHLQKFRLGKQPHKEFNDHSVKDGDRATSLELQRNSASSSGMIGRNMNEMQMEVQRRLHEQLEVQRHLQLRIEAQGKYMQTILEKACQTLGGEENMALPSRTFKGNIGNHQGGIIPDISAAFKEFGTPPLSFSSFQDLNICGEQLDLHAQSSMGERSSSFDGFMNLSNSTTDHNLSLGKKRSSPYNNNSNGKSPFMWSDDFRLHELGGGATGGASCLGPNNEEEHQIMNPELDSVSDIYHESKPMLQDEKKFDAKLERPSPRRAAQISSLSAQAGRNSVFG, encoded by the exons ATGTTCCATGCGAAGAAACCTTCAAGTATGACTTCTCATGATAGACCCATGTGTGTTCAAGGAGACTCCGGTCTCGTTCTCACTACTGATCCTAAACCTCGTCTTCGTTGGACCGTTGAGCTTCATGAACGTTTTGTTGATGCTGTTACTCAGTTAGGTGGACCTGATA AGGCAACACCTAAGACTATTATGAGAGTTATGGGTGTTAAGGGTTTAACCCTTTACCATCTCAAGAGCCATCTTCAG AAATTTAGACTGGGAAAACAGCCTCACAAAGAATTCAATGATCACTCGGTGAAGGATGGCGATAGAG CTACAAGTTTAGAACTGCAAAGAaattcagcatcctcatctggAATGATTGGACGTAATATGAATGA GATGCAAATGGAGGTGCAGAGAAGGCTACATGAACAACTGGAG GTACAAAGACACCTCCAGTTGAGGATTGAGGCACAGGGAAAGTACATGCAGACTATATTGGAGAAAGCTTGTCAAACATTGGGGGGTGAAGAGAATATGGCATTACcatcaagaacctttaaaggcAATATTGGAAATCATCAAGGAGGAATAATACCGGACATTTCAGCTGCCTTTAAAGAATTTGGAACTCCTCCTCTAAGTTTCTCATCATTCCAGGATTTGAATATTTGTGGAGAACAGCTCGACCTTCATGCTCAAAGTAGCATGGGTGAACGATCCTCATCCTTCGACGGATTCATGAACCTCAGCAATAGTACTACTGATCATAACTTGTCTCTTGGAAAGAAGAGGTCTAGCCCttacaataataatagcaatgGAAAGAGCCCTTTTATGTGGTCCGACGATTTTCGTCTACATGAATTAG GCGGAGGAGCAACAGGAGGAGCGTCATGTTTAGGTCCTAATAATGAAGAGGAGCACCAGATTATGAATCCCGAGCTTGATTCAGTGTCTGACATTTATCATGAGTCAAAGCCAATGCTACAGGACGAAAAGAAATTTGACGCAAAGCTGGAGAGGCCCTCCCCGAGAAGAGCGGCACAGATTTCTAGTTTGAGTGCCCAAGCTGGACGAAACTCTGTTTTCGGGTAA
- the LOC129871145 gene encoding myb family transcription factor IPN2-like isoform X1 has translation MFHAKKPSSMTSHDRPMCVQGDSGLVLTTDPKPRLRWTVELHERFVDAVTQLGGPDKATPKTIMRVMGVKGLTLYHLKSHLQKFRLGKQPHKEFNDHSVKDGDRATSLELQRNSASSSGMIGRNMNEMQMEVQRRLHEQLEVQRHLQLRIEAQGKYMQTILEKACQTLGGEENMALPSRTFKGNIGNHQGGIIPDISAAFKEFGTPPLSFSSFQDLNICGEQLDLHAQSSMGERSSSFDGFMNLSNSTTDHNLSLGKKRSSPYNNNSNGKSPFMWSDDFRLHELGGGATGGASCLGPNNEEEHQIMNPELDSVSDIYHESKPMLQDEKKFDAKLERPSPRRAAQISSLSAQAGRNSVFGELLSWQYGKVTDGGERRE, from the exons ATGTTCCATGCGAAGAAACCTTCAAGTATGACTTCTCATGATAGACCCATGTGTGTTCAAGGAGACTCCGGTCTCGTTCTCACTACTGATCCTAAACCTCGTCTTCGTTGGACCGTTGAGCTTCATGAACGTTTTGTTGATGCTGTTACTCAGTTAGGTGGACCTGATA AGGCAACACCTAAGACTATTATGAGAGTTATGGGTGTTAAGGGTTTAACCCTTTACCATCTCAAGAGCCATCTTCAG AAATTTAGACTGGGAAAACAGCCTCACAAAGAATTCAATGATCACTCGGTGAAGGATGGCGATAGAG CTACAAGTTTAGAACTGCAAAGAaattcagcatcctcatctggAATGATTGGACGTAATATGAATGA GATGCAAATGGAGGTGCAGAGAAGGCTACATGAACAACTGGAG GTACAAAGACACCTCCAGTTGAGGATTGAGGCACAGGGAAAGTACATGCAGACTATATTGGAGAAAGCTTGTCAAACATTGGGGGGTGAAGAGAATATGGCATTACcatcaagaacctttaaaggcAATATTGGAAATCATCAAGGAGGAATAATACCGGACATTTCAGCTGCCTTTAAAGAATTTGGAACTCCTCCTCTAAGTTTCTCATCATTCCAGGATTTGAATATTTGTGGAGAACAGCTCGACCTTCATGCTCAAAGTAGCATGGGTGAACGATCCTCATCCTTCGACGGATTCATGAACCTCAGCAATAGTACTACTGATCATAACTTGTCTCTTGGAAAGAAGAGGTCTAGCCCttacaataataatagcaatgGAAAGAGCCCTTTTATGTGGTCCGACGATTTTCGTCTACATGAATTAG GCGGAGGAGCAACAGGAGGAGCGTCATGTTTAGGTCCTAATAATGAAGAGGAGCACCAGATTATGAATCCCGAGCTTGATTCAGTGTCTGACATTTATCATGAGTCAAAGCCAATGCTACAGGACGAAAAGAAATTTGACGCAAAGCTGGAGAGGCCCTCCCCGAGAAGAGCGGCACAGATTTCTAGTTTGAGTGCCCAAGCTGGACGAAACTCTGTTTTCGG